A genomic window from Sorex araneus isolate mSorAra2 chromosome 2, mSorAra2.pri, whole genome shotgun sequence includes:
- the AADAC gene encoding arylacetamide deacetylase: MGKRTFLLLILGVIGAWYVYMPLPDNIEEPWAVLSMQTYFKTVSNLMLLAELLGISHYMTGAMFLMSFLETPPTSDENVTVVDTTFHNVPVRVYVPKRKTETPRRGLFYIHGGGWCLGSAKLSSYDLLSRRTAHRLNAVIISTNYRLAPKYHFPAQFEDVYNSLKWFLRQDVLQKYGVDPTRVGISGDSAGGNLAAAVSQQLLRDQDVKVKVKVQALIYPALQALDFDLPSYRENAHSLVLSRWLMVRFWSEYFTTDRSLERAMSSNQHVPPQSGHLLRFANWSALLPERFLQGHVYENRALGSSKLANKYPGFLDVRAAPLLAEDTQLHGLPRTYVLTCQYDVLRDDGVMYVTRLRDAGVQVTHDHIENGFHGVLTSGLKLGYRLEDQYINWLRENL, encoded by the exons ATGGGCAAAAGGACATTTTTGCTTCTGATCCTGGGGGTCATTGGAGCATGGTACGTGTACATGCCCCTCCCAGATAACATCGAAGAGCCCTGGGCTGTGCTGAGCATGCAAACATATTTCAAAACTGTATCTAACTTG ATGCTGTTGGCTGAGCTGTTGGGAATCAGCCATTACATGACCGGTGCCATGTTCCTCATGAGCTTCCTGGAAACCCCACCGACTTCTGATGAAAACGTCACTGTGGTGGACACCACTTTCCACAACGTCCCTGTCCGTGTCTATGTACCAAAGAGGAAGACTGAGACACCCCGGAGAGGCTTATTTTATATCCATGGCGGTGGTTGGTGTTTGGGAAGTGCCA AGCTTTCTAGCTATGACCTTCTGTCAAGACGGACCGCCCACAGACTGAATGCTGTGATCATTTCCACCAA CTACAGGCTAGCACCTAAATATCACTTTCCAGCTCAATTTGAAGATGTATATAACTCATTAAAGTGGTTCTTACGTCAAGATGTCCTTCAAAAATATGGTGTGGACCCTACAAGAGTCGGAATCTCTGGAGACAGTGCTGGAGGGAATTTAGCCGCTGCAGTGAGTCAGCAG CTCCTCCGGGACCAAGATGTCAAGGTGAAAGTCAAGGTCCAGGCCCTGATCTACCCTGCCCTCCAGGCTCTTGATTTTGACTTGCCATCCTACCGTGAAAACGCGCACTCCCTGGTTCTGTCCCGGTGGCTCATGGTCAGGTTCTGGAGCGAGTATTTCACTACAGACAGGTCCCTGGAGAGAGCCATGTCCTCCAACCAGCATGTTCCCCCGCAGTCCGGGCACCTGCTCAGGTTTGCTAACTGGAGCGCCCTGCTGCCCGAGAGGTTTCTGCAAGGACACGTCTATGAGAATCGAGCTCTCGGCAGTTCTAAGCTGGCAAACAAGTACCCAGGCTTTCTGGACGTGCGGGCAGCCCCCCTGTTGGCTGAGGACACACAGCTGCATGGCTTGCCCCGGACCTACGTCCTCACCTGTCAGTATGATGTCCTGAGAGACGACGGGGTCATGTACGTCACCCGCCTGcgggatgctggggtgcaggtGACCCACGACCACATTGAGAATGGCTTCCACGGAGTACTTACCAGTGGGCTCAAGCTTGGATATAGGCTAGAAGACCAGTACATCAATTGGCTACGTGAAAATCTCTAG